Proteins from a genomic interval of Rhizobium etli CFN 42:
- a CDS encoding DegQ family serine endoprotease, which yields MAPTIRLPFRRTLALLASATILAQTGMSGIAFAQTSPETAVPGVAAPVPAAPTPPASTPQQTPPVQTVVPTNGPASVADLAEGLLDAVVNISTSQNVKDDEGVGPAPRAPDGSPFQEFFNDFFNKKQGNKGPNHNVSSLGSGFVIDPAGYIVTNNHVIEGADDIEVNFANGSKLKAKLIGTDTKTDLSVLKVEPKTPLKSVKFGDSSEMRIGDWVMAIGNPFGFGGSVTVGIISGRGRNINAGPYDNFIQTDAAINKGNSGGPLFNMKGEVIGINTAIISPSGGSIGIGFSVPSELASGVVEQLRQYGETRRGWLGVRIQPVTDDIADSLGLDTAKGALVAGVIKGGPVDDGSIKAGDVILKFDGKTVNEMRDLPRVVAESTVGKEVDVVVLRDGKEQTVKVKLGRLEDSDQAASGDASPDGSQDGVITPDPDENDDMDQPDTGDQVAPAPGAPAPDQHQQGQVSPDAATPKNVLGLSLSLLSPETRKAFGIAESVDGVVVTEVEPGSASAEKGLKPGDVIVEVAQEFMKSPDAVAAKVKSLKQEGRRNAQLMIASANGDLRFVAVPME from the coding sequence ATGGCCCCCACGATTCGCTTGCCCTTCAGACGAACGCTCGCGCTTCTGGCCAGCGCCACCATCCTGGCGCAAACCGGCATGAGCGGGATTGCTTTTGCGCAAACCTCGCCTGAAACAGCAGTGCCAGGGGTTGCCGCGCCTGTTCCGGCTGCTCCCACGCCTCCTGCATCTACGCCGCAGCAGACGCCACCGGTTCAGACCGTCGTGCCGACCAACGGCCCGGCTTCCGTTGCCGATCTCGCCGAAGGGTTGCTCGATGCCGTGGTCAATATCTCGACCTCGCAGAATGTGAAGGATGACGAAGGGGTCGGCCCGGCGCCGCGCGCCCCTGACGGCTCACCATTCCAAGAATTCTTCAACGACTTTTTCAACAAAAAGCAGGGCAACAAAGGCCCCAACCATAATGTCAGCTCGCTCGGGTCCGGTTTCGTCATCGATCCGGCCGGCTATATTGTCACCAACAACCACGTGATCGAGGGCGCCGATGACATCGAGGTCAATTTCGCCAATGGCTCGAAGCTCAAGGCGAAGTTGATCGGCACGGATACGAAGACCGATCTTTCCGTGTTGAAGGTCGAGCCGAAGACGCCGCTGAAATCGGTGAAATTCGGCGATTCCAGCGAGATGCGCATCGGCGACTGGGTCATGGCGATCGGCAATCCATTCGGCTTTGGCGGTTCGGTGACGGTCGGCATCATTTCCGGGCGCGGCCGCAACATCAATGCCGGCCCCTACGACAACTTCATCCAGACGGATGCGGCGATCAATAAGGGCAATTCCGGCGGGCCGCTCTTCAACATGAAGGGTGAAGTGATCGGCATCAACACGGCGATCATCTCGCCGAGTGGCGGGTCGATCGGCATCGGCTTCTCAGTGCCGTCCGAACTTGCTTCCGGCGTCGTGGAGCAGTTGCGCCAGTATGGCGAGACGCGGCGCGGCTGGCTAGGCGTGCGAATCCAGCCGGTGACCGACGACATCGCCGACAGCCTCGGGCTCGACACCGCCAAGGGCGCGCTGGTCGCCGGCGTCATCAAGGGCGGCCCTGTCGACGACGGCTCGATCAAGGCGGGCGACGTCATTTTGAAATTCGATGGCAAGACGGTCAATGAAATGCGCGACCTGCCGCGGGTCGTGGCGGAAAGCACGGTTGGAAAAGAGGTCGACGTCGTGGTGCTGCGCGACGGCAAGGAGCAGACCGTCAAGGTTAAGCTCGGCCGGCTCGAAGATAGCGATCAGGCGGCATCCGGCGACGCATCGCCCGATGGCTCGCAGGACGGCGTGATCACCCCTGATCCCGACGAGAACGACGATATGGACCAGCCGGATACCGGCGATCAGGTAGCGCCCGCACCGGGCGCACCCGCGCCCGACCAGCACCAACAGGGCCAGGTATCGCCGGATGCGGCCACGCCGAAGAACGTGCTCGGATTGTCGCTGTCGCTCCTCAGTCCCGAAACACGCAAGGCCTTCGGAATCGCCGAGAGCGTCGACGGCGTCGTTGTGACGGAGGTGGAGCCCGGCTCCGCCTCGGCCGAAAAGGGGTTGAAGCCGGGGGACGTTATCGTCGAGGTGGCGCAGGAGTTCATGAAATCCCCGGATGCGGTCGCGGCCAAGGTGAAATCTCTGAAACAGGAGGGGCGGCGCAATGCCCAGCTGATGATCGCATCGGCAAACGGCGATCTGCGGTTCGTGGCGGTGCCGATGGAATAG
- the hflC gene encoding protease modulator HflC yields the protein MSNRLPVILVLLAVVLVGIYSSVFVVTAREQAIVVRFGEIQSVKTDPGIYFKLPFAFADADRVQYVPKQELRFDLDNIRVQVSGGAFYEVNAFLIYRINDARRFRETVSGDREAAEARLRTRLDSALRRVYGVRSIEAALSRERVAMMLEVRNELQADAETLGITLDDVRISRTDLTQDVSERTYNRMRAERLAEAELLRAQGNEEGQRRRAIADRQVVELTAGAQRDSEILRGQGDAERNRVFAEAFSRDPGFFEFYRSMAAYAAALSSQDTTLVLSPDSAFFRYFNNAASASRQPPASPPAAAPGTPGATAPAAPAN from the coding sequence ATGTCCAACAGACTTCCCGTAATTCTGGTCCTTCTGGCGGTCGTGCTGGTCGGAATCTATTCGTCGGTCTTCGTCGTGACCGCCCGCGAACAGGCTATCGTCGTTCGCTTCGGTGAAATCCAGTCGGTCAAGACTGACCCAGGCATCTATTTCAAGCTGCCTTTCGCCTTTGCCGATGCCGATAGGGTGCAATACGTGCCGAAGCAGGAGCTGCGCTTCGACCTTGACAATATCCGTGTCCAGGTTTCCGGCGGCGCCTTCTATGAGGTAAATGCCTTCCTCATCTACCGTATCAACGACGCGCGCCGTTTCCGCGAAACGGTTTCGGGCGACAGAGAGGCGGCGGAAGCGCGGCTTCGCACGCGTCTCGATTCCGCCTTGCGCAGGGTCTACGGCGTTCGCAGCATCGAAGCCGCGCTCTCCCGGGAACGCGTGGCGATGATGCTCGAGGTTCGCAACGAGCTGCAGGCCGATGCGGAGACGCTCGGCATCACGCTCGACGACGTGCGCATCAGCCGGACCGACCTGACTCAGGATGTTTCCGAGCGCACCTACAACCGCATGCGGGCCGAGCGACTGGCGGAAGCCGAGCTTTTGCGGGCGCAGGGCAACGAGGAAGGTCAGCGCCGCCGCGCCATCGCCGACCGCCAGGTCGTCGAGCTGACTGCCGGCGCCCAGCGTGATTCCGAGATCCTGCGCGGCCAGGGCGATGCCGAACGCAACCGCGTTTTCGCCGAGGCATTCTCAAGAGACCCGGGTTTCTTCGAGTTCTATCGCTCGATGGCGGCCTATGCGGCGGCGCTTTCGTCGCAGGACACAACGCTGGTCCTGTCGCCGGATTCGGCATTCTTCCGCTATTTCAACAACGCCGCCAGCGCCTCCCGGCAGCCGCCGGCCAGCCCGCCTGCGGCGGCTCCCGGAACGCCTGGAGCAACCGCTCCGGCAGCGCCGGCCAACTGA
- the hflK gene encoding FtsH protease activity modulator HflK gives MPWSNQNGGGGPWGGGGNNQGPWGQGPNRPRGGKGGPPDLEDIIRRGQDQLRNIVPGGFNGGVAAIVVAIVAVFWLIQCVYTVQPDERGVELRFGKPREEISMPGLHFRIWPMDAVEIVKVTEQQQNIGGRNNSNSTAGLMLSGDQNIVNVQFSVLYTINDPKSYLFRLENPAETLQQVSESAMREIVGRRPAQDAFRDNRGPIETEVRNIIQDTMDRYGAGIAINRVTIEDVAPPRDVADAFEEVQRADQDKQRLVEEANQYANQKLGQARGDAARIREAAAAYKDRIVKEAEGEAQRFVSIYDEYSKAPDVTRERLFLETMEQVLKGSKKVIIDQKAGAVPYLPLNEVGRPTQQQQQQGG, from the coding sequence ATGCCCTGGAGCAATCAGAATGGCGGCGGCGGCCCTTGGGGCGGCGGCGGTAACAATCAGGGACCATGGGGCCAGGGGCCGAACCGCCCGCGTGGCGGCAAGGGCGGACCGCCCGATCTGGAAGACATCATCCGGCGCGGCCAGGATCAGTTGCGCAATATCGTTCCCGGCGGTTTCAATGGTGGCGTGGCGGCGATCGTCGTGGCGATCGTCGCCGTTTTCTGGCTGATCCAGTGCGTCTACACCGTCCAGCCGGACGAACGCGGCGTCGAGCTGCGCTTCGGCAAGCCGAGAGAGGAAATTTCCATGCCCGGCCTGCATTTTCGCATCTGGCCGATGGACGCGGTCGAGATCGTGAAGGTGACCGAGCAGCAGCAGAATATCGGCGGACGCAACAACAGCAATTCGACGGCTGGACTGATGCTTTCCGGCGACCAGAACATTGTCAACGTGCAGTTCTCCGTGCTCTACACGATCAACGACCCGAAATCCTATCTTTTCCGTCTCGAAAATCCGGCTGAAACGCTACAGCAGGTTTCCGAAAGCGCCATGCGCGAAATCGTCGGCCGGCGCCCTGCTCAGGATGCCTTTCGTGACAATCGCGGACCGATCGAGACTGAAGTGCGCAACATCATCCAGGATACGATGGATCGCTACGGCGCCGGCATTGCGATCAACCGCGTAACGATCGAGGACGTCGCGCCGCCGCGTGACGTGGCCGATGCCTTCGAGGAAGTGCAGCGTGCCGATCAGGACAAGCAGCGCCTCGTGGAGGAGGCGAACCAATACGCCAACCAGAAGCTCGGCCAGGCCCGCGGTGATGCGGCCCGCATCCGCGAAGCCGCAGCCGCCTACAAGGACCGGATCGTCAAGGAGGCTGAAGGTGAAGCGCAACGCTTCGTTTCGATCTACGACGAATATTCCAAGGCTCCTGACGTGACGCGGGAGCGGCTGTTCCTGGAAACGATGGAACAGGTGCTGAAGGGTTCCAAGAAAGTGATCATAGACCAAAAGGCCGGCGCCGTGCCCTATCTGCCTCTCAATGAGGTCGGCAGGCCGACACAGCAACAACAGCAGCAGGGAGGCTGA
- a CDS encoding dihydrofolate reductase: MADIRRTIIAAVARNGTIGREGDMPWRLSSDLKRFKTLTLGKPVVMGRRTYDSIGKPLPGRPNVVISRQAAIDHSDISMAHSLAEALEAAERLALQTGAGEICIIGGGQIYAQAIDLADRMYITHVEADLDGDAFFPAIDPGTWQAGEVVAVPAGERDSYPTRFVVYERRRA, from the coding sequence ATGGCGGATATTCGCAGGACCATTATCGCCGCCGTCGCCCGCAACGGCACTATCGGTCGCGAGGGTGACATGCCATGGCGGTTGTCGAGTGATCTCAAACGCTTCAAGACGCTGACATTGGGCAAGCCTGTCGTCATGGGCCGTAGGACCTACGATTCCATCGGCAAGCCGCTGCCGGGACGGCCGAACGTCGTCATTTCGCGACAAGCGGCGATCGACCACTCCGACATCAGCATGGCGCATTCGCTGGCCGAGGCGCTGGAAGCCGCCGAACGGCTGGCACTCCAAACCGGGGCCGGCGAAATCTGCATCATCGGCGGGGGGCAGATCTATGCCCAGGCAATCGATCTTGCCGATCGAATGTACATCACCCATGTCGAGGCCGATCTTGACGGCGACGCGTTTTTTCCCGCGATCGATCCGGGCACCTGGCAGGCGGGGGAGGTGGTCGCGGTGCCGGCCGGCGAGAGGGACAGCTATCCCACCCGCTTTGTCGTCTATGAACGCCGTCGCGCCTGA
- a CDS encoding thymidylate synthase — MQQYLDLLAHVMEKGSDRGDRTGTGTRSVFGYQMRFDLGEGFPVLTTKKLHLRSIVHELLWFLKGETNIRYLKENGVSIWDEWADENGDLGPVYGAQWRSWPAPDGGHIDQIANLVKGIVNNPNSRRHIVSAWNPAEVDQMALPPCHCLFQFYVADGKLSCQLYQRSADVFLGVPFNIASYALLTMMVAQVTGLKGGDFVHTLGDAHLYHNHFDQAKLQLTRRPKPLPFMRINPEVKDIFGFTFDDFELIGYEADASIKAPIAV, encoded by the coding sequence ATGCAGCAATATCTCGATCTCCTCGCTCATGTGATGGAAAAGGGCTCCGACCGGGGCGACCGCACCGGCACCGGCACGCGCTCGGTCTTCGGTTACCAGATGCGCTTCGATCTCGGGGAAGGCTTTCCCGTCCTGACGACGAAGAAACTGCATCTGCGCTCGATCGTCCACGAGCTTTTATGGTTCCTGAAGGGCGAAACCAATATCCGCTATCTCAAGGAGAACGGCGTTTCGATCTGGGATGAGTGGGCCGACGAGAACGGCGACCTCGGACCGGTCTACGGTGCCCAGTGGCGCTCCTGGCCGGCCCCTGACGGTGGCCATATCGACCAGATCGCCAATCTCGTCAAAGGCATCGTCAACAATCCGAACTCACGCCGCCACATCGTCTCGGCCTGGAATCCGGCTGAGGTCGACCAGATGGCGCTGCCGCCGTGCCATTGCCTGTTCCAGTTCTATGTCGCCGACGGCAAGCTCTCCTGCCAGTTGTACCAACGATCCGCCGATGTTTTCCTCGGCGTACCATTCAATATCGCTTCCTATGCGCTTTTGACGATGATGGTGGCTCAGGTAACGGGGCTCAAAGGCGGCGATTTCGTCCACACGCTCGGCGACGCGCATCTCTACCACAATCATTTCGACCAGGCGAAGCTGCAGCTGACGCGCCGGCCGAAGCCGCTGCCCTTCATGCGGATCAATCCCGAAGTGAAGGACATTTTCGGCTTCACCTTCGATGATTTCGAGCTGATCGGCTATGAAGCCGATGCCAGCATCAAGGCGCCGATCGCCGTCTGA
- a CDS encoding SspB family protein gives MGQDHIRYDILAQDALRGVIRKVLAEVATTGRLPGDHHFFITFLTGAAGVRISQHLKSKYPEQMTIVIQHQFWDLKITETHFEIGLSFSDVPEKLVIPFNAIRGFYDPSVNFELEFDVPLADGEELPSGEITAYPVDSAGKPDEAAGAKPADGEEKKPGSVVSLDSFRKKQ, from the coding sequence ATGGGGCAGGATCATATCCGCTACGACATTCTGGCGCAGGATGCACTTCGCGGCGTCATCCGCAAGGTTTTGGCGGAGGTAGCAACGACGGGCCGTCTGCCCGGCGATCACCACTTCTTCATCACCTTCCTGACCGGTGCCGCGGGCGTACGCATCTCCCAGCACCTGAAGTCAAAATATCCCGAACAGATGACAATCGTCATCCAGCATCAGTTCTGGGATCTCAAGATCACCGAGACGCATTTCGAAATCGGCCTTTCCTTCTCCGACGTTCCGGAGAAGCTGGTCATTCCGTTCAACGCGATCCGCGGCTTTTACGATCCCTCCGTCAATTTCGAGCTCGAATTCGACGTGCCGCTTGCCGACGGCGAGGAGCTGCCATCCGGTGAGATCACCGCCTATCCCGTCGACTCCGCAGGAAAGCCCGATGAAGCCGCCGGCGCAAAACCGGCCGACGGCGAAGAGAAGAAGCCGGGCTCCGTCGTCTCGCTCGACTCTTTCCGCAAGAAGCAGTGA
- a CDS encoding DUF4169 family protein, which yields MSAEIINLRQFRKKQARSEKEKQAEQNRISFGRTKAEKQLTRSLNEKADKAHRDGRIETDDDGA from the coding sequence ATGAGTGCCGAAATCATCAATCTGCGTCAGTTCCGCAAGAAGCAGGCCCGCTCCGAAAAGGAGAAGCAGGCCGAGCAGAACCGCATTTCCTTCGGCCGCACCAAGGCCGAAAAGCAGCTCACCCGCAGCCTGAACGAGAAGGCCGACAAGGCTCACCGCGACGGCCGGATCGAGACGGATGACGACGGCGCATGA
- a CDS encoding ribbon-helix-helix domain-containing protein has protein sequence MIRKHSATLHGHRTSFSLEDEFWAELKTIAASRSMSLAALISEIDDHRPPDSNLSSALRLHVLSWAKAGCGSRP, from the coding sequence ATGATCCGCAAGCACTCGGCGACACTGCATGGCCATCGCACCAGCTTTTCGCTGGAAGATGAATTCTGGGCCGAACTGAAGACGATTGCGGCAAGCCGTTCGATGTCGCTTGCCGCCCTGATTTCAGAGATCGACGACCACCGCCCGCCGGACAGCAACCTGTCCTCGGCCTTACGACTCCATGTGCTTTCATGGGCGAAGGCCGGCTGTGGCAGCCGGCCGTGA
- a CDS encoding AsmA family protein: MVGRFLVFLGGVIVVVLFVALLAPLFIDWTDFRKNFEDQASRIIGKKVTVHGTVDARLLPFPSVTLHDVRVGQEADGTPIVKVEQFSMDAELAPFLSGEALIFDMRVVNPKVRLRLLKDGTLDWMRGSRAEIPAKTVVLENVHVSGGEIDFLDDQSGRARRITGLNAEMSAKSLAGPWRVEGDAALDGEHGNFSISSSQPDEKGVLRMRTKLSPDKHPVSIDLDGELKLVDRKPNYQGQLSAAIESGNSARSANKNEQPPRLKGRFELTNERIRIPEYRMEIGPTDDPYVITGEATLDTGNAPEFLLTADGQQIDVNRIGNQGAAGKTTRDAAVSARQRLNSLIDIVAQVPIPQVPGKASVKLPAIVAGDTTLRDVQLELEPAGTGWMIDSAVGTLPGRTQVEGKGKLLLQGEPSFNGQIVMASNQPTGLASWLAGSVDPAIRQLRQAGFSANVSLTHELQRFENLEIAVGSATLKGRLERQAISGQTPTLSVALNGDTLDLDALQALAGLATGQESGDNVLDHKIAAQLKADRFTAFGVDAENVETTFTIADGALAVDRLSVKNLAGAELTATGRAEGSLLDYKGAGEITFKSADPGGFFTMLREHLPRHPVLDRLVRNAGWYGNTALRGALTLGGEEGDALTVTLAGVSNGSRVNLDYRMSDLLALTGNGTTSLEATLENAVPSILFGQAGLDPLPVDVGANGRLTLKVKASGNDPADAALTFATDRTSFTANGKVDVRPESFMNGQIAVSLDSADIDPYLIMNGIALPQTGTGLPFGLQVNAAVDSDKIVLSDLKGHAADNAFSGALTFDRKAAKTTASGELKFAKADAGWLSEAVFGQIVDPASGTLSKAPLGLPTFKDLDVKVKLSAKEFWPGLPETAVSDFTSNVAYKGDELQLNDMAGNWDGGKLSGNLLFINADGTGFLQTKLALADSDLAGVIWLRDGAPVANGKFGLSLSMEASGKTINEIASSLNGSGELRLGDTSIRGLNLAILPPLLAATDPMQEQINAGKVHPIVETLLNNGEAKLPPLGIPFNVTDGTLRVQNVTVANDLARLTADAQIALPEERISATVGIGLNPGAEALPGVEPALRLNFSGMLPSPGKTMDVTDITSYLSLRAFERERRRVERLQAIVLEKQRLRREVALYRFNDAERVRAAEIERQRQAEEERLRALAQEAAAQKAAAEAEAARAAEAKAKADAQARAAAEAEAARRSGQMQPGQLDFDHLPGIQAQ; the protein is encoded by the coding sequence TTGGTAGGCCGGTTCCTCGTCTTTCTGGGGGGAGTGATCGTCGTAGTGCTGTTTGTGGCGCTGCTTGCGCCGCTGTTCATCGACTGGACCGATTTCCGCAAGAACTTCGAGGATCAGGCAAGCCGCATCATTGGCAAGAAAGTCACCGTCCACGGCACCGTGGATGCCCGTCTGCTGCCGTTTCCGTCGGTCACGCTGCATGACGTGCGCGTCGGCCAGGAGGCCGATGGCACGCCGATCGTCAAGGTCGAACAATTTTCCATGGATGCCGAGCTTGCGCCTTTCCTGTCGGGCGAGGCGCTGATCTTCGATATGCGCGTCGTCAATCCGAAGGTGCGCCTCAGATTGCTCAAGGACGGCACACTCGACTGGATGCGCGGCAGCCGCGCCGAAATACCGGCCAAAACAGTCGTTCTCGAAAATGTGCATGTCAGCGGTGGCGAAATCGACTTCCTCGACGACCAGTCGGGCCGGGCGCGTCGCATCACCGGCCTGAATGCGGAGATGTCGGCCAAATCGCTCGCCGGCCCCTGGCGTGTCGAGGGCGATGCGGCCCTCGACGGCGAACACGGCAACTTCTCGATTTCGAGCAGCCAGCCGGACGAGAAGGGCGTGCTGCGCATGCGCACGAAGCTTTCGCCGGACAAACATCCGGTCAGTATCGATCTCGACGGCGAACTGAAGCTGGTCGACCGCAAGCCGAACTATCAGGGCCAGCTTTCGGCGGCGATCGAAAGCGGCAACAGCGCCAGGTCGGCCAATAAGAACGAGCAGCCTCCGAGGCTCAAAGGCCGCTTTGAGCTTACCAACGAACGCATCCGCATTCCCGAATACCGGATGGAGATCGGCCCGACGGACGATCCCTATGTGATAACTGGGGAGGCGACACTCGATACGGGCAACGCGCCGGAGTTCCTGTTGACCGCCGACGGGCAGCAGATAGACGTGAACCGCATCGGCAATCAGGGCGCAGCCGGCAAGACGACGCGGGATGCCGCGGTTTCGGCGCGCCAACGGTTGAATTCTCTGATCGATATCGTCGCGCAGGTGCCGATCCCGCAGGTGCCTGGCAAGGCAAGCGTCAAGCTGCCGGCCATCGTCGCCGGCGACACGACGCTGCGCGACGTGCAACTGGAGCTGGAGCCGGCCGGTACCGGCTGGATGATCGACAGCGCCGTCGGCACACTGCCGGGGCGGACGCAGGTGGAAGGCAAGGGCAAGCTCCTGCTTCAGGGAGAACCCTCGTTCAATGGCCAGATCGTTATGGCCTCGAACCAGCCAACGGGGCTAGCCTCCTGGCTGGCCGGCTCGGTTGACCCGGCCATCCGCCAATTGCGGCAGGCGGGTTTTTCCGCCAATGTCAGCCTGACTCATGAATTGCAGCGTTTCGAAAATCTCGAAATCGCCGTCGGATCGGCGACGCTGAAGGGCCGTCTGGAGCGGCAGGCGATCTCCGGCCAGACGCCGACCCTGTCGGTGGCGCTGAATGGCGACACGCTCGATCTTGACGCGCTGCAGGCGCTGGCCGGGCTCGCGACCGGGCAGGAGAGCGGCGACAATGTCCTCGACCATAAGATCGCCGCACAGCTCAAGGCCGACCGGTTCACCGCTTTCGGAGTGGACGCCGAGAATGTCGAGACCACCTTCACGATCGCCGACGGGGCGCTTGCGGTCGACCGGCTGTCAGTCAAGAATCTCGCGGGCGCCGAGCTGACGGCGACCGGCCGGGCCGAAGGCTCGCTGCTCGACTATAAGGGTGCGGGCGAGATCACCTTCAAATCGGCCGATCCAGGCGGCTTCTTCACCATGCTGCGCGAGCATCTTCCACGCCACCCCGTGCTTGACCGGCTGGTGCGCAACGCCGGCTGGTACGGCAATACAGCGTTGCGCGGCGCGCTGACGCTCGGTGGCGAGGAGGGTGATGCGCTGACGGTGACGCTGGCCGGCGTCTCGAACGGCAGCCGGGTCAACCTCGATTACCGCATGTCTGATCTCCTGGCGCTAACGGGCAACGGCACGACGAGCCTCGAGGCGACACTCGAAAACGCCGTGCCATCAATCCTGTTCGGTCAGGCCGGGCTCGACCCGCTGCCGGTCGATGTCGGCGCGAATGGCCGCCTGACGCTCAAGGTGAAGGCATCGGGCAACGATCCTGCCGATGCGGCGCTGACTTTTGCGACCGACCGGACCTCGTTTACCGCGAACGGCAAGGTTGACGTGCGGCCGGAGAGCTTCATGAACGGCCAGATCGCGGTCTCGCTCGACAGCGCCGATATCGACCCCTATCTCATCATGAACGGCATAGCCCTGCCGCAGACCGGAACGGGGTTGCCGTTCGGCCTGCAGGTCAATGCCGCCGTCGATAGCGACAAGATTGTTTTGTCTGATCTCAAGGGACATGCGGCCGACAACGCGTTTTCCGGTGCGCTGACCTTCGACCGCAAGGCTGCGAAGACGACGGCGAGCGGCGAACTGAAGTTCGCCAAGGCGGATGCCGGCTGGCTCAGCGAGGCGGTGTTCGGCCAGATCGTCGATCCCGCCAGCGGCACGTTGTCGAAGGCGCCGCTGGGCCTGCCCACCTTCAAGGATCTCGACGTCAAGGTGAAACTGTCGGCCAAGGAGTTCTGGCCCGGACTGCCGGAAACGGCGGTGTCCGATTTCACCAGCAACGTCGCCTACAAGGGCGACGAGTTGCAGCTCAACGACATGGCCGGCAACTGGGATGGCGGCAAGCTCTCCGGCAATCTTCTCTTCATCAATGCCGACGGCACCGGTTTCCTGCAGACGAAGCTGGCGCTTGCTGATTCCGATCTTGCCGGCGTCATCTGGCTGCGTGACGGCGCACCGGTTGCCAATGGCAAGTTCGGATTGTCGCTGTCGATGGAGGCCTCGGGCAAGACGATCAACGAGATCGCCAGCTCGCTCAATGGTTCGGGGGAGCTGAGACTCGGCGATACGAGCATACGCGGACTGAACCTTGCCATCCTTCCGCCGCTGCTTGCCGCCACCGACCCGATGCAGGAACAGATCAATGCCGGCAAGGTGCATCCGATCGTCGAGACGTTGCTCAACAACGGCGAAGCGAAGCTGCCGCCGCTCGGAATTCCTTTCAACGTCACCGACGGAACGCTCAGGGTGCAGAATGTGACCGTGGCCAACGATCTGGCCCGGCTTACCGCCGACGCACAGATCGCCTTGCCGGAGGAGCGGATCAGCGCGACGGTCGGCATCGGCCTCAATCCAGGCGCGGAGGCGCTTCCGGGTGTCGAGCCGGCGCTGAGGCTGAACTTTTCCGGCATGCTGCCGTCACCCGGCAAGACGATGGACGTGACCGATATCACCAGCTACCTGTCGCTGCGTGCTTTTGAGCGTGAGCGGCGGCGCGTCGAGCGGCTGCAGGCGATCGTGCTCGAAAAGCAACGGTTGCGCCGCGAGGTGGCGCTCTATCGTTTCAATGACGCCGAGCGCGTCAGAGCGGCCGAAATCGAACGGCAACGGCAGGCCGAGGAAGAGCGGCTGCGTGCACTGGCGCAGGAGGCGGCTGCGCAGAAGGCCGCTGCCGAGGCGGAGGCCGCACGTGCAGCGGAGGCAAAAGCCAAAGCCGATGCGCAGGCGAGGGCGGCCGCTGAGGCGGAGGCGGCCCGGCGCTCCGGGCAGATGCAGCCCGGTCAGCTCGATTTCGACCATCTGCCGGGCATTCAGGCGCAATGA